A window of the Helianthus annuus cultivar XRQ/B chromosome 4, HanXRQr2.0-SUNRISE, whole genome shotgun sequence genome harbors these coding sequences:
- the LOC110934685 gene encoding putative F-box protein At5g50220 — MDSKLPYDMKMEILSRTSLKTLDAIRCSNKEFNKLSYDPCLLNMYKKRNNIVSGLILQTDSKCIQFIPSRESSSLDLSFLPKFARILASSKQGILVLETNTPRRVLYTICKPATKQILLLPPNLIKTYKTIMVAVVVVRSTPLRYKIVRLCQPGYSERLIWPSTYCCEVFDSITWTWRQLSHVTLPHSVFLIGPSITARGSIYILLTNNDVMKFDTYSEEWTTFSSPNTTRDIELYPYRKLVKYEGKLGFACKQLNGFWEFWVLTIDETWEKTYVLNKDEDTMVSLNRLYDSNTSVTLDDNKVIFHGLGDENMTSNVISSPPHCEAFLLRSDFEPVDFGENKCL, encoded by the exons ATGGATTCCAAGCTTCCATACGACATGAAGATGGAGATTCTGTCACGAACATCATTAAAAACTCTTGATGCCATACGTTGTTCAAACAAAGAATTCAACAAGTTATCATATGATCCGTGTCTTCTCAACATGTACAAGAAAAGAAACAACATCGTCTCCGGTTTAATCCTACAAACCGACTCCAAATGCATACAATTCATACCGTCACGTGAATCCAGCAGTCTTGATCTTAGTTTTCTACCAAAATTTGCTCGTATCCTAGCATCTTCCAAACAAGGAATCTTGGTGTTGGAGACTAATACTCCTAGAAGGGTTTTGTACACTATTTGTAAACCTGCGACTAAACAGATTTTATTGTTGCCGCCTAATCTCATAAAAACGTATAAAACCATCATGGTTGCGGTTGTCGTTGTCCGTTCTACGCCATTGCGATACAAGATCGTGAGATTATGCCAACCCGGATACAG TGAACGTTTGATTTGGCCGAGTACATATTGTTGTGAAGTCTTCGACTCAATCACATGGACATGGAGACAACTAAGTCATGTAACATTGCCAcatagtgtgttcttgattggaCCATCGATCACCGCTAGGGGTTCAATCTACATTTTATTGACGAATAATGATGTCATGAAGTTCGACACATATTCGGAAGAATGGACAACCTTTTCATCCCCAAATACAACCCGCGACATTGAGCTGTACCCTTATCGGAAGCTCGTAAAGTATGAAGGCAAATTAGGGTTTGCCTGTAAACAACTTAACGGTTTTTGGGAGTTTTGGGTTCTCACGATTGATGAAACATGGGAGAAAACATATGTTTTGAACAAAGATGAAGATACAATGGTGTCGCTCAACCGTTTATATGATTCAAATACGAGTGTTACGCTGGATGATAACAAAGTTATATTCCACGGGTTAGGAGACGAAAATATGACAAGTAATGTCATATCGAGTCCTCCACATTGTGAGGCGTTCTTGTTGCGATCAGATTTTGAACCAGTTGATTTTGGAGAGAACAAATGTCTATGA
- the LOC118491550 gene encoding uncharacterized protein LOC118491550 — protein sequence MELAHRAYWAITTVNADYNEAGKMRKLQLCEIEELRDEAYECASAYKDKLKKVHDAKSRKKTFEVGQKLKSKWMGPYVVRRVGRFGDIDIQDEQTNKQQTVNGHRLKPYLEGNDINNLELDKVGYILRPVDEEQP from the exons atggagttagCGCATCGGGCATATTGGGCAATCACAACGGTAAATGCGGATTACAATGAAGCCGGAAAGATGAGAAAGTTGCAATTGTGCGAAATCGAAGAGCTTAGAGATGAAGCATATGAGTGTGCATCGGCATATAAAGACAAACTCAAGAAAGTACACGATGCAAAATCGAGGAAGAAAActtttgaagtgggtcaaaag CtcaaaagtaaatggatgggcccgtatgtcgTTCGGCGAGTTGGGAGATTTGGTGATATAGACATTCAAGATGAACAAACGAACAAACAACAAACGGTAAACGGTCATCGGTTGAAGCCGTACTTAGAGGGGAACGACATAAACAACTTGGAACTTGACAAAGTGGGCTACATTCTACGCCCGGTCGATGaagaacaaccatga